One segment of Longimicrobium sp. DNA contains the following:
- a CDS encoding ABC transporter ATP-binding protein — MSSPAERIALDEARALHPLETPVPAPVPAEIAVSARGVHKRYVGGDGRTLTVLAGVDLDVARGEAVSVIGRSGSGKSTLLHVLGGLDLPNEGVVRVGGADLGAMNEEQLARVRSGSIGFVFQFHHLLREFTALENVMMPQLIAGVLKRDARDRARELLASVGLEERITHKPAQLSGGEQQRVAVARALANRPLVLLADEPSGNLDPETAEAMHDEFFRVCRDEGAALVLVTHDLALAARAGRVLRLHAGHLEPAHGPEPGLLE, encoded by the coding sequence ATGAGTAGCCCCGCCGAGCGCATCGCGCTGGACGAGGCGCGCGCACTGCATCCGCTGGAGACGCCAGTCCCGGCCCCGGTGCCGGCGGAGATCGCGGTCTCCGCGCGCGGCGTGCACAAGCGCTACGTGGGCGGCGACGGGCGCACGCTGACCGTCCTGGCCGGCGTGGACCTGGACGTCGCGCGCGGCGAGGCGGTCTCCGTGATCGGCCGCAGCGGCTCGGGAAAGAGCACGCTCCTGCACGTCCTGGGTGGCCTCGACCTCCCCAACGAGGGGGTGGTGCGCGTGGGCGGGGCCGACCTGGGCGCCATGAACGAGGAGCAGCTGGCGAGGGTACGAAGCGGGAGCATCGGCTTCGTCTTCCAGTTCCACCACCTCCTGCGCGAGTTCACCGCGCTGGAGAACGTGATGATGCCGCAGCTGATCGCCGGCGTCTTGAAACGGGACGCGAGGGACCGCGCGCGCGAGCTGCTGGCCAGCGTGGGGCTGGAGGAGCGGATCACCCACAAGCCGGCGCAGCTCTCCGGCGGCGAGCAGCAGCGCGTGGCGGTGGCCAGGGCGCTGGCGAATCGCCCGCTGGTGCTGCTGGCCGACGAGCCGTCGGGGAACCTGGACCCCGAGACGGCCGAGGCGATGCACGACGAGTTCTTCCGGGTGTGCCGCGACGAGGGCGCGGCGCTGGTGCTGGTGACGCACGACCTGGCGCTGGCCGCGCGCGCCGGCCGGGTGCTGCGGCTGCATGCCGGGCACCTGGAGCCGGCCCACGGGCCCGAGCCCGGGCTGCTGGAATAG
- a CDS encoding UvrB/UvrC motif-containing protein, with protein sequence MATPCDRCGKNEAAIHFTQIQNNETTTRHLCESCAAALGLDPGTGTAGTAPLADFLAQMGKAIAGESLPAGGACPGCGLTLADFKRTGRLGCARCWAVFEPSLKGLLRKLHGGTQHVGKVYLPPDPTEMDRTARATSLRRSLQRAVDEEDFERAASLRDQIRRLEAQP encoded by the coding sequence ATGGCTACGCCCTGCGACCGCTGCGGCAAGAACGAGGCGGCGATCCACTTCACCCAGATCCAGAACAACGAGACCACGACCCGCCACCTGTGCGAGTCGTGCGCGGCCGCGTTGGGGCTCGATCCGGGAACGGGCACGGCGGGAACGGCGCCGCTGGCCGACTTCCTGGCGCAGATGGGAAAGGCCATCGCCGGCGAGTCGCTTCCCGCGGGCGGCGCCTGCCCCGGCTGCGGGCTGACGCTGGCCGACTTCAAGCGCACCGGCCGCCTGGGGTGCGCGCGCTGCTGGGCCGTGTTCGAGCCGTCGCTCAAGGGGCTGCTGCGCAAGCTGCACGGCGGCACCCAGCACGTGGGCAAGGTCTACCTCCCGCCCGACCCCACGGAGATGGACCGCACCGCCCGCGCGACCTCGCTCCGCCGCTCGCTGCAGCGCGCCGTGGACGAGGAAGACTTCGAGCGCGCCGCCTCGCTCCGCGACCAGATCCGGCGGCTGGAAGCGCAACCGTGA
- a CDS encoding protein arginine kinase — MSRTLLPGDPEAGLEWLQAEGPHADIVLSTRIRLARNLQGFRFGLRADGADRAEVLRLATGAAEQTQALRGATRLVIPRLEATARQLLLERHLVSRELIGGEGGAPHSDAALLLAPADSVSVMVNEEDHLRLQSLVGGFRLRDAWRNIERLDDELGGHLQYAFHTEFGYLTSCPTNVGTGLRASVLMHLPGLVLTQEIGKVLQGISQVGLTFRGLYGEGSEVVGNFFQISNQTTLGKTEEDLIDHLQRIVQQVVQYEAQARAVLLRDARTVIEDKVWRAYGLLRHARSTSFEEVMNLLSGVRLGVGLDLIPGVRVYTLNRIMIFAQAAHLELVNGGGADEMDVTRAAYVRQALAADPVDSA; from the coding sequence ATGTCCAGGACGCTTCTTCCCGGCGACCCCGAGGCGGGGCTGGAGTGGCTGCAGGCCGAGGGCCCCCACGCCGACATCGTCCTGTCCACCCGCATCCGCCTGGCGCGCAACCTCCAGGGGTTCCGCTTCGGGCTGCGCGCCGACGGCGCCGACCGGGCGGAGGTGCTGCGCCTGGCCACCGGCGCCGCCGAGCAGACGCAGGCGCTGCGCGGCGCCACCCGGCTGGTCATCCCCCGCCTCGAGGCCACCGCACGGCAGCTGCTGCTGGAGCGCCACCTGGTCTCGCGCGAGTTGATCGGCGGCGAGGGCGGGGCGCCGCACTCCGACGCCGCGCTCCTGCTGGCGCCGGCGGACTCGGTGAGCGTGATGGTGAACGAGGAGGACCACCTGCGCCTCCAGTCGCTCGTGGGCGGGTTCCGCCTGCGCGACGCGTGGCGCAACATCGAGCGGCTGGACGACGAGCTGGGCGGGCACCTGCAGTACGCCTTCCACACCGAGTTCGGCTACCTCACCTCCTGCCCCACCAACGTGGGCACGGGGCTGCGCGCCTCGGTGCTGATGCACCTCCCCGGGCTGGTGCTGACGCAGGAGATCGGCAAGGTGCTGCAGGGGATCAGCCAGGTGGGGCTCACCTTCCGCGGGCTGTACGGCGAAGGGTCGGAGGTCGTGGGCAACTTCTTCCAGATCTCCAACCAGACCACGCTGGGGAAGACGGAGGAAGACCTGATCGACCACCTGCAGCGCATCGTGCAGCAGGTGGTGCAGTACGAGGCGCAGGCCCGCGCCGTCCTCCTGCGCGACGCGCGCACGGTGATCGAGGACAAGGTGTGGCGCGCCTACGGCCTCCTCCGCCACGCCCGCAGCACCTCGTTCGAGGAGGTGATGAACCTCCTTTCCGGCGTGCGCCTGGGCGTGGGGCTGGACCTGATCCCCGGCGTGCGCGTCTACACCCTCAACCGCATCATGATCTTTGCCCAGGCCGCGCACCTGGAGCTGGTGAACGGCGGCGGCGCGGACGAGATGGACGTGACGCGGGCGGCGTACGTGCGCCAGGCGCTGGCGGCCGACCCGGTCGACTCGGCGTGA
- a CDS encoding ABC transporter permease, producing the protein MSLEWFIGRRYLASRRGTRFLSLITLIAIGGVTVGVMALIVVIAVMTGLQQDLRDKILGVNPHIWVMTYGETMRMDDWEDALAKVKRVRGVSAAGPFVHTEVGIRNRANYSEAAILRGVDAYRPGPTVTDIGANIRKHDMLPARTRSGLPPIVLGEALAMRASVLPGDTLVVISFQNAHVSAVGGLMPKLRQFEVTGTFRTGMYEYDNKFMYTSIPAAQDLTGLGSAVSGIEVRVPDPMRATEVAHRINEQLGLPYRTDDWKTMNAALFSALKLEKLAMELILLLIVVVAAFNIVSTLVMVVTDKTREIGILKSMGLTARRVLAIFMFQGLVIGVVGSLLGGGGGLILNWLIDRYHLIRIPGEIYFVSHLPVRSDPWDVLTILLATVLISFVATIYPAMQAARLTPVEAIRHE; encoded by the coding sequence ATGAGCCTGGAATGGTTCATCGGCCGGCGCTACCTGGCGTCGCGGCGGGGGACGCGCTTCCTCTCGCTCATCACCCTCATCGCCATCGGCGGGGTGACGGTGGGGGTGATGGCGCTGATCGTCGTCATCGCCGTGATGACGGGGCTGCAGCAGGACCTGCGCGACAAGATCCTCGGCGTCAATCCCCACATCTGGGTGATGACGTACGGCGAGACCATGCGCATGGACGACTGGGAGGACGCGCTGGCGAAGGTGAAGCGCGTCAGGGGCGTGAGCGCCGCCGGGCCGTTCGTGCACACCGAGGTGGGGATCCGCAACCGCGCCAACTACTCCGAGGCGGCCATCCTGCGCGGCGTCGATGCCTACCGCCCGGGGCCGACGGTCACCGACATCGGCGCCAACATCCGCAAGCACGACATGCTGCCGGCGCGCACGCGCAGCGGGCTGCCGCCCATCGTGCTGGGCGAGGCGCTGGCCATGCGCGCCAGCGTGCTGCCGGGCGACACGCTGGTGGTCATCTCCTTCCAGAACGCGCACGTCTCGGCCGTGGGCGGGCTGATGCCCAAGCTGCGGCAGTTCGAGGTCACGGGCACGTTCCGCACGGGGATGTACGAGTACGACAACAAGTTCATGTACACCTCCATCCCCGCCGCGCAGGACCTGACGGGGCTGGGGAGCGCCGTGTCGGGGATCGAGGTGCGCGTCCCCGACCCCATGCGGGCCACGGAGGTGGCGCACCGCATCAACGAACAGCTCGGCCTCCCCTACCGCACCGACGACTGGAAGACGATGAACGCCGCGCTCTTCTCCGCGCTGAAGCTGGAGAAGCTGGCGATGGAGCTCATCCTCCTCCTCATCGTCGTCGTCGCGGCCTTCAACATCGTCTCCACGCTGGTGATGGTGGTGACGGACAAGACGCGCGAGATCGGGATCCTGAAGTCGATGGGGCTGACCGCGCGCCGCGTGCTGGCCATCTTCATGTTCCAGGGGCTGGTGATCGGCGTGGTGGGCTCGCTGCTGGGCGGCGGCGGGGGATTGATCCTGAACTGGCTGATCGACCGCTACCACCTGATCCGCATCCCCGGCGAGATCTACTTCGTGAGCCACCTCCCCGTGCGCAGCGATCCGTGGGACGTGCTCACCATCCTCCTGGCGACGGTGCTGATCTCGTTCGTGGCCACCATCTATCCCGCCATGCAGGCCGCGCGGCTCACGCCGGTGGAGGCGATCCGGCATGAGTAG